The following are encoded together in the Pectinophora gossypiella chromosome 14, ilPecGoss1.1, whole genome shotgun sequence genome:
- the LOC126372802 gene encoding mitochondrial cardiolipin hydrolase-like translates to MDWKSAKVILASTAAVVVASQVAKKLYKYFYKNYKLTEIEKNDDSCSEILNYKNREINDVILFSDDVVRHTIRVPPNKDITICESRELNCFKLIKYIKSARETLDVCMYLITSSEITEQIIRLGQRHVLVRIVVDSDMAHTPPSQIKKLKEFSFIQVQTSKKTILMHHKFCIIDGPKAIKRKSILKSYAEKLNIHAQNAKNTFKQPKSKPVRGFVMSGSLNWSTQAMVSNHESVIVTSHSNIVTKFEKEFESLWVENEPILMAMKDF, encoded by the exons ATGGATTGGAAAAGTGCAAAAGTTATTTTAGCTTCGACAGCCGCTGTTGTAGTCGCTTCTCAAGTCGCGAAAAAATTGTACAAATACTTCTACAAGAACTATAAATTAACTGAAATTGAGAAGAATGACGACTCATGCAGTGAAATTCTGAACTACAAGAATCGTGAAATTAATGACGTGATATTATTTTCCGACGACGTCGTACGCCATACGATACGAGTCCCACCCAACAAAGATATAACAATATGTGAGAGTCGGGAACTGAACTGTTTCAAACTAATCAAGTACATAAAGTCAGCACGAGAAACGCTAGACGTCTGTATGTATTTGATTACGAGCAGCGAAATTACAGAACAAATCATAAGATTGGGACAGCGTCATGTTCTAGTGAGGATTGTAGTTGACAGTGATATGGCACATACACCACCTTCACAAATCAAAAAGTTGAAGGAATTCA GTTTTATCCAAGTACAAACAAGCAAAAAAACTATCCTCATGCATCACAAGTTTTGCATCATTGATGGGCCTAAAGCCATCAAGCGGAAAAGTATTTTGAAGTCCTACGCCGAGAAGTTAAATATTCATGCGCAAAatgcaaaaaatacatttaaacagCCAAAATCTAAGCCTGTTAGGGGTTTTGTAATGTCTGGTTCATTGAATTGGTCTACTCAAGCCATGGTTTCCAACCACGAAAGCGTTATTGTTACATCGCATTCAAATATTGTCACCAAATTTGAAAAGGAGTTCGAAAGCTTGTGGGTGGAGAATGAGCCA atTTTGATGGCAATGAAAGATTTTTAG